From a single Thermanaerothrix sp. genomic region:
- the nifJ gene encoding pyruvate:ferredoxin (flavodoxin) oxidoreductase — translation MRPKVTLDGNEAAAYVAHATSEVIAIYPITPSSNMGEWADQWSAEGRTNIWGAVPTVVEMQSEAGASGAYHGALQAGALGTTFTASQGLLLMIPNMYKIAGELTSTVMHVSARSVAAHALSIFGDHADVMAARSTGWALLCSGSVQEVMDLALIAQAATLEGRIPILHFFDGFRISHEVSKVEQVTYDDMRAMIDEDLVRAHRERALNPDDPIIRGTAQNPDTFFQSMESRNPYYMAMPDAVQRAMDKFAKIVGRRYHLFDYVGARDAEKVIIMMGSGAEVAHECVEYLVERGEKVGLIKVRLFRPFSVEHLLRALPATVRSVAVLDRCKEPGAGGEPLYKDVVEALANRPEIMVVGGRYGLSSKDFTPAMVKGVFDELDRLEPRNGFTVGIEDDVTYLSIDYDPSFVTEDPKTVRCLFYGLGSDGTVGANKNSIKIIGEETDYNAQGYFVYDSKKSGGLTISHLRFGPKPIRGSYLVGSANFVACHQFSFIERLNVLKRAAKGGVFLLNSPYGPDEVWDHLPKTIQREIIEKQLKFYVIDAVSIAKETGMGGRINTIMQTCFFAISGVLPKDEAIEQIKKSIKKTYGKKGDAVVQKNIEAVDATLAHLHEVKVPDKVTSTFDLKPPMSEWAPCFVKEVLGPMLIDEADSVPVSALPPDGTYPTGTSQYEKRNIAIDIPVWDPEVCVQCGKCSLACPHAAIRAKVYDPKFLEGAPKTFKSADAKWKDFQGMKYTVQVAPEDCIGCGLCVQNCPAKNKANPEWKAINMEFKLPLRDQEAENWDYFLALPDVDRSKLNKSTVKDIQLLRPLFEFSGACGGCGETPYLKLASALFGDRMMVANATGCSSIYCGNLPTTPWTYNDFGRGPTWSNSLFEDCAEFGLGFRLALDQKADYAKVLLKKLALQIGDDLVTAILEARQVTEEEIEAQRERVAILEDKLCEIGTAEAVELLSVAYALVKKSVWIVGGDGWAYDIGYGGLDHVISMDKNVNILVLDTEVYSNTGGQMSKATPRGAVAKFTAGGKRTGKKDLALMAMTYGHVYVARVAMGANDSQCVKAFLEAEAYDGPSIIIAYSHCINHGFDLRYGFEQQKRAVESGHWILMRYNPELAKEGKNPLILDSKEPTLPLKEYVYNETRYNVLKKMHPEVAEALLAEEERELRQRWRLYKHLAEMPVEG, via the coding sequence ATGCGACCGAAGGTTACGTTGGATGGCAACGAAGCGGCGGCCTACGTGGCCCATGCGACCAGCGAGGTCATCGCCATCTACCCAATAACCCCATCTTCCAACATGGGGGAGTGGGCGGATCAGTGGAGCGCCGAGGGAAGGACCAACATATGGGGTGCGGTTCCCACGGTAGTGGAGATGCAGAGCGAGGCGGGGGCCAGCGGCGCCTATCACGGGGCCCTTCAGGCGGGAGCTTTGGGCACCACCTTCACCGCTTCCCAGGGGCTTCTGCTCATGATCCCCAACATGTACAAGATAGCCGGTGAGCTCACCAGCACGGTTATGCACGTGTCCGCCCGGTCCGTGGCGGCCCACGCCCTTTCCATATTCGGCGACCACGCGGACGTTATGGCCGCCCGTTCCACCGGGTGGGCCCTTCTGTGCTCCGGCTCCGTCCAGGAGGTCATGGACCTTGCCCTCATAGCCCAGGCGGCCACCCTGGAGGGTAGGATTCCCATCCTCCACTTCTTCGACGGTTTCAGGATCAGCCACGAGGTGTCAAAGGTTGAGCAGGTCACCTACGACGACATGAGGGCCATGATAGACGAGGACCTGGTGCGCGCCCACCGGGAGAGGGCTCTTAACCCCGACGACCCCATAATCCGCGGCACCGCCCAGAACCCGGACACCTTCTTCCAGTCCATGGAGTCCAGGAACCCCTACTACATGGCCATGCCCGACGCGGTGCAGCGGGCCATGGACAAGTTCGCCAAGATAGTGGGGCGTCGATATCATCTGTTCGATTACGTGGGGGCTAGGGACGCCGAGAAGGTCATAATCATGATGGGCTCCGGCGCCGAGGTGGCCCACGAGTGCGTGGAGTACCTGGTGGAGAGGGGCGAGAAGGTTGGGCTCATCAAGGTCCGCCTCTTCAGGCCCTTCAGCGTGGAGCACCTGCTTAGGGCTCTGCCCGCCACCGTGAGGTCTGTGGCGGTTTTGGACCGCTGCAAGGAGCCCGGCGCCGGCGGCGAGCCCCTGTACAAGGACGTGGTGGAGGCCCTCGCCAACCGGCCGGAGATAATGGTGGTGGGCGGCCGTTACGGGCTGTCCTCCAAGGACTTCACCCCCGCCATGGTGAAGGGGGTCTTCGACGAGCTGGATCGTCTGGAGCCCCGGAACGGCTTCACCGTGGGCATAGAGGACGACGTGACCTACCTCTCCATCGACTACGATCCCTCCTTCGTCACCGAGGATCCCAAGACCGTCAGGTGCCTGTTCTACGGCCTTGGCTCCGACGGGACCGTGGGGGCCAACAAGAACTCCATAAAGATCATAGGCGAGGAGACCGACTACAACGCCCAGGGCTACTTCGTCTACGACTCCAAGAAGTCCGGCGGCCTTACCATAAGCCATCTCCGGTTTGGACCCAAGCCCATCAGGGGCTCCTACCTGGTGGGCAGCGCCAACTTCGTGGCGTGTCATCAGTTCTCCTTCATAGAGCGGCTTAACGTGCTGAAGAGGGCCGCCAAGGGTGGGGTGTTCCTGCTCAACAGCCCCTACGGGCCCGATGAGGTCTGGGACCACCTGCCCAAGACCATTCAGAGGGAGATCATAGAGAAGCAGCTCAAGTTCTACGTGATAGATGCGGTTTCCATCGCCAAGGAGACCGGCATGGGAGGCCGCATCAACACCATCATGCAGACCTGCTTCTTCGCCATAAGCGGGGTGCTCCCCAAGGACGAGGCCATAGAGCAGATAAAGAAGTCCATCAAGAAGACCTACGGCAAGAAGGGCGACGCGGTGGTACAGAAGAACATCGAGGCGGTGGATGCCACCCTTGCCCACCTGCACGAGGTGAAGGTGCCCGACAAGGTTACCAGCACCTTCGACCTTAAGCCCCCCATGTCCGAGTGGGCCCCCTGCTTCGTGAAGGAGGTCCTGGGGCCCATGCTCATAGACGAGGCGGACTCGGTCCCCGTTTCCGCCCTGCCCCCCGACGGGACCTACCCCACCGGCACTTCTCAGTACGAGAAGCGCAACATAGCCATAGACATTCCCGTGTGGGACCCCGAGGTGTGCGTCCAGTGCGGCAAGTGCTCCCTGGCGTGCCCCCACGCGGCCATAAGGGCCAAGGTGTACGATCCCAAGTTCCTGGAGGGGGCCCCTAAGACCTTCAAGTCCGCGGACGCCAAGTGGAAGGACTTCCAGGGCATGAAGTACACCGTGCAGGTGGCGCCGGAGGACTGCATAGGCTGCGGGCTTTGCGTACAGAACTGCCCCGCCAAGAACAAGGCCAACCCGGAGTGGAAGGCCATAAACATGGAGTTCAAGCTGCCCTTGAGGGACCAGGAGGCGGAGAACTGGGACTACTTCCTGGCCCTTCCGGACGTGGACAGGAGCAAGCTGAACAAGTCCACCGTTAAGGACATCCAGCTCCTGCGCCCCCTCTTCGAGTTCTCCGGGGCCTGCGGCGGCTGCGGCGAGACCCCGTACCTGAAGCTGGCCTCCGCCCTCTTCGGAGACAGGATGATGGTGGCCAACGCCACGGGCTGCTCCTCCATATACTGCGGCAACCTGCCCACCACCCCCTGGACCTACAACGACTTCGGCAGGGGCCCCACCTGGAGCAACTCCCTCTTTGAGGACTGCGCGGAGTTCGGCCTTGGGTTCAGGTTGGCGCTGGATCAGAAGGCGGACTACGCAAAGGTGCTGCTTAAGAAGCTGGCCCTCCAGATAGGGGACGACCTTGTGACCGCCATACTGGAGGCTAGGCAGGTGACCGAGGAGGAGATAGAGGCCCAGCGGGAGAGGGTGGCCATCCTGGAGGACAAGCTCTGCGAGATAGGCACCGCCGAGGCGGTGGAGCTGCTCTCCGTGGCCTACGCGCTGGTGAAGAAGAGCGTGTGGATAGTCGGCGGCGACGGCTGGGCCTACGACATAGGCTACGGTGGGCTGGACCACGTGATATCCATGGACAAGAACGTCAACATCCTGGTGCTGGACACGGAGGTCTACTCCAACACCGGAGGCCAGATGTCCAAGGCTACCCCGCGGGGCGCCGTGGCCAAGTTCACCGCCGGCGGCAAGAGGACCGGCAAGAAGGATCTGGCGCTCATGGCCATGACCTACGGCCACGTCTACGTGGCCCGGGTGGCCATGGGGGCCAACGACAGCCAGTGCGTGAAGGCCTTCCTTGAGGCGGAGGCCTACGACGGACCCTCCATAATCATCGCCTACAGCCACTGCATCAACCACGGCTTCGACCTGAGGTACGGTTTCGAGCAGCAGAAGCGGGCGGTGGAGTCCGGGCACTGGATCTTGATGCGGTACAACCCGGAGCTTGCCAAAGAGGGGAAGAACCCACTAATATTGGACAGCAAGGAGCCCACCCTGCCGCTCAAGGAGTACGTTTACAACGAGACCCGTTACAACGTGCTCAAGAAGATGCATCCCGAGGTGGCGGAGGCCCTCTTGGCGGAGGAGGAGAGGGAGCTTCGTCAGCGCTGGCGCCTCTACAAGCACCTGGCGGAGATGCCGGTGGAGGGCTAG
- a CDS encoding GntR family transcriptional regulator, producing MELNLKSLREQVYEYLKREMNEGRLKQGSFLDLNEISRNLGMSKTPLRDALFQLEAEGFVTIYPRRGIMVNPLDLKKIKNIYEILGALEGAVVVNEALKITDQHVKRMEALNLEMEEALGDDDFNRFYRLNLDFHNTYLGLSENQDLLHTVRILKERLYDFPRSKGFVKEWELNSVKEHQEIVNLLGRKDFNGAAEYIRDVHWSFEVQERFIRKYYFASQWELDPIKETKEEGSM from the coding sequence TTGGAGCTTAACCTCAAGTCGCTCCGCGAGCAGGTGTACGAGTACTTGAAAAGGGAGATGAACGAGGGGCGGCTTAAACAGGGCTCGTTTCTCGACCTCAACGAGATAAGCAGGAACCTTGGCATGAGCAAGACCCCTTTGCGGGACGCCCTTTTCCAGCTGGAGGCGGAGGGTTTCGTGACCATATACCCAAGGCGGGGCATCATGGTGAACCCTCTGGATCTCAAGAAGATAAAGAACATCTACGAGATCCTGGGAGCCCTGGAGGGGGCGGTGGTGGTCAACGAGGCCCTCAAGATCACGGATCAGCATGTAAAGCGCATGGAGGCCTTGAACCTTGAGATGGAGGAGGCCCTTGGGGACGACGACTTCAATCGTTTCTACCGGTTGAACCTGGACTTCCACAACACCTACCTTGGGCTCTCGGAGAACCAGGACCTGCTCCACACGGTGAGGATACTCAAGGAACGGCTCTATGACTTCCCAAGGAGCAAGGGGTTCGTGAAGGAATGGGAGCTCAACTCAGTTAAGGAGCACCAGGAGATAGTGAACCTCCTTGGGAGGAAGGACTTCAACGGAGCCGCGGAGTACATACGGGACGTGCACTGGTCCTTTGAGGTGCAGGAGCGGTTCATAAGAAAGTACTACTTCGCAAGTCAATGGGAGCTGGACCCTATAAAGGAGACCAAGGAAGAAGGTTCCATGTAA
- a CDS encoding glycyl radical protein: MNERIARLREESFSTKPSVSIERALIVTDFYRENYGKYSTPVMRAMNFKNLCEKKTIYIGPLELIVGERGPRPKAVSTFPELNCHSAEDLRILNSRPMTSYSVSEEDIKVYEERVIPYWRGRSLRDKAFERMPREWLDLYEAGCFTEFMEQRAPGHTALGGNIYQMGLEDFKERIRSARSSIDWLNDPHAMAKDEELKAMEIACDGAIIFALRHAEEAERMASAEEDPQRRRELLRIAEVCRRVPAKSPRDFWEALQMYWFCHLGTITELNGWDAMSPGHLDQHLEPFYRKGLEEGTLTREAAKELLSCFWIKVNNTPAPPKVGVTAQESGTYNDFTQINLGGVRRDGSDGTSEASYLILEVLDELQLLQPQVSVHVSQRTPDRFLKAAARVIRRGSGYPSVFNSDLVVQQQVRMGKSVEDAREGGTSGCIETGCFGREAYILHGYLNVPKILEITLNDGVDPLTGKRIGIPTGGPSAFRSFDELYEAFERQLRYVVDVKIRVDNYLSAMFAEYAPAPFLSVLIEGCIESGRDYYDGGAKYNTDYIQCCGIGTVTDSLSSIKKHVFDDGRYSLEEMVSACNSNWMGYDEMRQYLWNRTPFFGNDDDYADQIMRRVYESLVGAIEGKNSPKGPTYHINMLSTTCHVYFGKKLGATPNGRFAHMPESDGTSPSHGADRNGPTAVIKSLSKMDQVKSGGTLLNQRFLPSVLAGEEGLEKLCRLIRTYFRLGGHHIQFNVVDSKTLRDAQENPENYRGLLVRVAGYSDYFVDLDRYHQEEIIARTAQEEI; this comes from the coding sequence ATGAACGAGCGGATAGCAAGGTTGAGGGAGGAGAGTTTTTCCACGAAGCCCAGCGTCTCCATTGAGCGGGCGCTCATCGTGACGGACTTCTACCGGGAGAACTACGGCAAGTACTCCACCCCGGTCATGAGGGCCATGAACTTCAAGAACCTGTGCGAGAAGAAGACCATCTACATAGGCCCCCTTGAGCTCATAGTGGGGGAGAGGGGGCCAAGGCCCAAGGCGGTGTCCACCTTCCCGGAGCTCAACTGCCACTCCGCGGAGGACCTGCGCATACTCAACTCCCGCCCCATGACCAGCTACTCCGTGTCCGAGGAGGACATAAAAGTTTACGAGGAGCGGGTGATCCCCTACTGGAGGGGAAGGTCCCTGCGGGACAAGGCCTTTGAGCGGATGCCCAGGGAGTGGCTGGACCTGTACGAGGCGGGCTGCTTCACCGAGTTCATGGAGCAGCGGGCCCCGGGGCACACCGCCCTTGGGGGCAACATCTACCAGATGGGGCTTGAGGACTTCAAGGAGAGGATAAGGTCCGCCAGGAGCTCCATAGATTGGCTCAACGACCCCCACGCCATGGCCAAGGACGAGGAGCTCAAGGCCATGGAGATAGCCTGCGACGGGGCCATCATCTTCGCCCTAAGGCACGCGGAGGAGGCGGAACGGATGGCCTCCGCAGAGGAGGACCCCCAAAGGCGGCGGGAGCTTTTGAGGATAGCGGAGGTGTGCAGGAGGGTTCCCGCCAAGAGCCCCAGGGACTTCTGGGAGGCCCTTCAGATGTACTGGTTCTGCCACTTGGGCACCATAACGGAGCTAAACGGCTGGGACGCCATGTCCCCGGGGCACCTGGACCAGCACCTTGAGCCCTTCTACCGCAAGGGGCTTGAGGAGGGGACCCTTACCCGGGAGGCCGCCAAGGAGCTCCTGTCCTGTTTCTGGATAAAAGTGAACAACACCCCGGCGCCGCCTAAGGTCGGCGTGACCGCCCAGGAGAGTGGCACCTACAACGACTTCACCCAGATAAACCTGGGGGGGGTGAGGCGGGACGGTTCCGACGGGACCAGCGAGGCTTCCTACCTTATACTGGAGGTGCTGGACGAGCTGCAGCTCCTGCAGCCGCAGGTGAGCGTCCACGTATCCCAGAGGACCCCCGACAGGTTCTTGAAGGCCGCCGCCAGGGTCATCCGCCGAGGCTCCGGCTATCCGTCGGTGTTCAACTCGGATCTTGTGGTGCAGCAGCAGGTGCGGATGGGCAAGTCCGTGGAGGACGCCCGGGAGGGGGGCACCAGCGGGTGCATAGAGACCGGGTGCTTCGGCAGGGAGGCCTACATACTGCACGGCTACCTCAACGTGCCAAAGATATTGGAGATAACCCTTAACGACGGGGTAGACCCCTTAACGGGCAAGAGGATAGGCATCCCCACCGGCGGTCCTTCGGCCTTCAGGAGCTTCGACGAGCTCTACGAGGCCTTCGAGAGGCAGCTTCGGTACGTGGTGGACGTGAAGATCCGGGTGGACAACTACCTGAGCGCCATGTTCGCCGAATATGCCCCAGCACCGTTCCTGTCGGTGCTCATAGAGGGCTGCATAGAGAGCGGAAGGGACTACTACGACGGGGGGGCCAAGTACAACACCGACTACATCCAGTGCTGCGGCATAGGCACCGTCACCGACAGCCTATCGTCCATCAAGAAGCACGTGTTCGACGATGGCCGCTACAGCCTGGAGGAGATGGTTTCCGCCTGCAACAGCAACTGGATGGGGTACGATGAGATGCGCCAGTACCTGTGGAACCGCACCCCCTTCTTCGGCAACGACGACGATTACGCGGACCAGATAATGAGGCGGGTCTACGAGTCCCTGGTGGGGGCCATAGAGGGCAAGAACTCCCCCAAGGGGCCCACGTATCACATAAACATGCTGTCCACCACGTGTCATGTGTACTTCGGCAAGAAGCTAGGGGCCACCCCCAATGGCCGTTTCGCCCACATGCCTGAGTCCGACGGCACGTCTCCTTCCCACGGGGCGGACAGGAACGGGCCCACGGCGGTCATAAAGTCCCTGTCCAAGATGGACCAGGTGAAGTCCGGGGGCACCCTGCTCAACCAGCGGTTCCTTCCCTCGGTGTTGGCCGGCGAGGAGGGGCTTGAGAAGCTTTGCCGCCTCATAAGGACCTACTTCAGGCTCGGCGGCCACCACATACAGTTCAACGTGGTGGATTCCAAGACCCTTAGGGACGCCCAGGAGAACCCGGAGAACTACCGGGGGCTGCTGGTGCGGGTGGCGGGGTACAGCGACTACTTCGTGGACCTGGACCGTTACCATCAGGAGGAGATAATAGCCAGGACCGCCCAGGAGGAGATCTAG
- a CDS encoding glycyl-radical enzyme activating protein, translating to MKGLVYDVKRYSIHDGPGIRTTFHLKGCPLRCLWCHNPESWEFGPSLSYSVERCVACGRCVGACPKGALKIAERLLIDRAVCDLCGTCADQCPTEALKKVGFQMTPEEVLRKALDDEIFFDESGGGVTFSGGEPLSQMEFLLACMGLLKDAGVHVALDTSGYAPLEGALAAGRASDLILYDLKHMDDEQHRRLTGVGNGPVLENLRALVEGGCGGKIWIRFPLIPSLNDQPSNVSLMGKTMLELGLKRIHVLPYHSAGMQKYRRCGLEYGLAEMPEVAPPSADLMWEVAGILEEMGLEVKVGG from the coding sequence GTGAAGGGTTTAGTTTACGACGTAAAGCGCTACTCCATCCACGACGGTCCCGGCATAAGGACCACGTTCCACCTCAAGGGGTGTCCCTTGAGATGCCTTTGGTGCCACAACCCGGAGAGCTGGGAGTTCGGCCCCTCCCTCTCCTACTCCGTGGAGAGGTGCGTGGCCTGCGGGCGGTGCGTAGGGGCCTGCCCTAAGGGGGCCCTTAAGATCGCGGAGAGATTGCTGATAGACCGCGCTGTCTGCGATCTTTGCGGCACGTGCGCCGATCAATGCCCAACCGAGGCCCTCAAGAAAGTGGGGTTTCAGATGACCCCCGAGGAGGTGCTGCGCAAGGCCCTTGATGACGAGATCTTCTTCGACGAGTCCGGCGGAGGGGTCACCTTCTCCGGCGGGGAGCCCCTCTCGCAGATGGAGTTCCTCCTGGCCTGCATGGGGCTTCTCAAAGACGCGGGGGTCCACGTGGCCTTGGACACCAGCGGCTACGCCCCCCTTGAGGGGGCCCTTGCGGCCGGCAGGGCATCGGACCTAATCCTCTACGACCTTAAACACATGGACGACGAGCAGCACCGGCGCCTCACAGGCGTTGGCAACGGCCCGGTGCTGGAGAACCTTAGGGCCCTCGTTGAAGGGGGCTGCGGCGGGAAGATATGGATAAGGTTCCCCCTCATACCATCGCTGAACGATCAACCTTCCAACGTAAGCCTCATGGGGAAGACCATGTTGGAGCTTGGGCTTAAAAGGATTCACGTGCTTCCGTATCACTCCGCGGGGATGCAGAAGTACCGCCGCTGTGGGCTGGAGTATGGGCTTGCGGAAATGCCGGAGGTGGCCCCCCCGTCCGCCGATTTGATGTGGGAGGTGGCGGGGATCCTTGAAGAGATGGGCTTGGAAGTCAAGGTGGGAGGGTGA
- a CDS encoding pyruvate carboxylase subunit B, with amino-acid sequence MSDENRINGNGQRRAYVKVAEAPREDKREVGSFKDPFDVPKRTVGITETAFRDAHQSIMATRLRTEDMIPIAEAMDQVGYHSMEVWGGATFDACMRFLDEDPWERLREIRRRMPNTKLQMLLRGQNLVGYRHYADDVVREFVKRAIGNGIDIIRVFDALNDLRNMEVAADQVKREGAHLQMAISYTISPVHTLEAFVKQAEDMVSMGADSICIKDMAGLLSPTEAGRLVHAIKSRIGKVPLQVHSHYTSGFAAMTYLASIMAGADVVDCAISPFSMGTSQPATETMVAALAGGPYDTGLSLEKLLPVAEHFSKLREKYSKLIMGVQGVDINILIYQVPGGMYSNLQSQLKEQGALHKLKEVLEEVPRVRKEMGYPPLVTPTSQIVGSQAAANVLVGERWKVVPKEVRQVFQGYYGRTPAPVDPEILKKVLGDEEPITCRPGELLEPELDKARKEVEPWILQPEDVLSYVLFPQVAKDFLPRKYARVTLRDVGLGELKEEAAYPV; translated from the coding sequence TTGTCGGATGAGAACAGGATTAACGGCAACGGACAGCGTAGGGCCTATGTGAAGGTGGCGGAGGCCCCTCGGGAGGACAAGAGGGAAGTGGGTAGCTTCAAGGACCCCTTTGACGTGCCCAAACGGACCGTCGGGATAACCGAGACCGCCTTCAGGGACGCCCATCAGTCCATAATGGCCACCCGTCTTAGGACCGAGGACATGATACCCATAGCGGAGGCCATGGACCAGGTGGGTTACCACTCCATGGAGGTGTGGGGAGGGGCCACCTTTGACGCCTGCATGAGGTTCCTGGATGAGGACCCCTGGGAGAGGCTCCGGGAGATCCGCCGCCGGATGCCCAACACCAAGCTCCAGATGCTCCTTAGGGGTCAGAACCTGGTGGGCTACAGGCACTACGCGGACGACGTGGTTCGGGAGTTCGTCAAGCGCGCCATAGGCAACGGCATAGACATCATAAGGGTATTCGACGCTCTGAACGACTTGAGGAACATGGAGGTGGCGGCGGACCAGGTGAAGCGAGAGGGAGCGCATCTTCAGATGGCCATCTCCTACACCATATCCCCGGTCCACACCCTGGAGGCCTTCGTCAAGCAGGCGGAGGACATGGTGTCCATGGGGGCGGACTCCATATGCATCAAGGACATGGCGGGGCTTTTGTCCCCCACCGAGGCGGGGCGGCTCGTGCACGCCATAAAGTCCCGGATAGGCAAGGTGCCACTGCAGGTTCACAGCCACTACACCAGCGGTTTTGCCGCCATGACGTACCTTGCCTCCATAATGGCCGGGGCGGACGTGGTGGACTGTGCCATATCCCCCTTCTCCATGGGCACCAGCCAGCCCGCCACGGAGACCATGGTGGCGGCCCTTGCGGGAGGACCCTATGACACGGGCCTTTCCCTGGAGAAGCTGCTTCCCGTGGCGGAGCACTTCTCAAAGCTTAGGGAGAAGTACTCCAAGCTCATAATGGGAGTTCAAGGGGTGGACATAAACATCCTCATCTACCAGGTCCCGGGGGGGATGTACTCCAACCTGCAGAGCCAGCTCAAGGAACAGGGGGCCCTTCACAAGCTCAAGGAGGTCCTTGAAGAGGTTCCCAGGGTGAGGAAGGAGATGGGGTATCCTCCCCTGGTGACGCCTACCAGCCAGATAGTGGGAAGTCAGGCGGCGGCCAACGTGCTTGTGGGGGAGAGGTGGAAGGTGGTTCCCAAGGAGGTGCGTCAGGTGTTCCAGGGCTACTACGGCAGGACTCCCGCCCCGGTTGACCCGGAGATACTGAAGAAGGTTCTGGGAGACGAGGAACCCATAACCTGCCGCCCAGGGGAGCTCCTGGAACCGGAGCTTGATAAGGCCAGGAAAGAGGTGGAGCCCTGGATACTTCAACCGGAGGACGTGTTGTCCTACGTTCTTTTCCCCCAGGTGGCCAAGGACTTCCTGCCCCGCAAGTACGCCCGGGTCACCCTGAGGGACGTGGGGCTCGGGGAGCTCAAGGAGGAAGCGGCCTACCCGGTTTAA